CTTAGACTCTCCATCTGAGCCCTGCTACTTCCCATCCCCAGAGGTGCTCTTAGGCTCGTGTATGCCCACTTGTCTGATCTAGCCCAGGCTGGCTTTGCATTAGGCTTTCTTGAACAAGACTATTGATGCCAGACAACCTGGTGGCACAGGTGGATGTTCAGGTGGAGGAATGCCACCCTGGTAGAGTCTTCTAGGATTATCTGGTATTAGTTCTACCAGTATCAGCCTTAAAGAGGAATACATTCTCATTGCAAGGGCTCCAACTTTCACTTTTCAAGGTGATGCAAAAGATACTGGAGATTTAGTCACTGAAGATTGCCTACTCACAGTCCTTATTCTTTATTGTTCCTGTGCAACGTGCACTTTCCTTGCAGTTGGCTCCCATTTTCTTCCATGTAACCAGGGGCCTGAGCCTTGTTGGGGCCATGGTATTCTAGACAGTTGTATCATGGCACCATAGAATGTCAGCCTTTCCATCCCTTTTACAAAGGGCTGGCCATGTCCTTTGATCAGAAGCCTAGTGTCTTGCCTGCTCACTCGGCCTTGTTTCCCTGCGTAATTATGCTTCAGTTGCTGGGCTGGGCCTGGTTTGAAGGAGCCCCTGGGCATCTCCCCATTCCAGGCCTCAGTAGGGCTCTCTCTTCAGTTTTTCTGGAGGCCAAGGATGCCCATTCGGTCCTGAAACGATTCCCTCGTGCCAATGAGTTCCTGGAGGAGCTGCGCCAGGGCACCATCGAGCGAGAGTGCATGGAGGAGATCTGCAGCTACGAGGAGGTCAAGGAAGTGtttgagaacaaagagaaaacggCATGTACCACCCTGGGGCTGGTTCTGGGAGTAGAAGTAGCCTCAGGAATAACAAGAACAGGCCCTGGTAATGCAGATGAGTCAGAAGCAAGGAAAGCCACCCAGCGTAAGGCATAGCCACTAGGGCCATCAAGGAGCAGATAAAGTCCGTACAGTCCCATTGTCTGACTCTTTTGGGGTCCTCCTCACTTGGGAGCATTGTCCTTTGCCCTTGGTACATTCTGCTGCCTCTCTAGTAACTCTCTGAGACAAGTCAGATGGGGAAGGGTAGGAAGCAGCAGACTTACTGAAGGTCTCTGAGCCCACCTGGAGCTTGGGCTTCTCGTAAGtacccttttttcttttgcagatgGAGTTCTGGAAGGGATACCCAAATGCAGTATACTCAGTCCGAGACCCCTCACAGAGCTCAGATGCCATGTACGTGGTGGTACCCCTTCTGGGGGTGGCATTGCTGATTGTCATCGCCTTGTTCATCATCTGGAGGTGCCAGCTGCAGAAAGCGACCCGTCACCACCCCTCCTATGCTCAGAACCGGTACCTAGCCAGTCGCGCCGGGCACACCCTCCCCCGGGTCATGGTGTACCGGGGTACCATGCATAGTCAAGGGGAGCCTTCTGGGCACCGAGAGGCAGTGAGCAGCCCCCAGGTGGTGGTGGGGCCCAGTCGGGGGGGCAGGACCACAGTCCGACTCGAGAGCACTCTCTACCTCCCTGAGCTCTCTCTCTCCAGACTGTCCAGCaccacccctcccccctcctaCGAGGAGGTGACTGCGCCCCAAGAGAGCAGCAGTGAGGAGGCCAGCATGTCTTACAGCGACCCACCCCCAAAGTACGAGGAGATAGTGGCCGCCAACCCTGGCGCTGACAAATAGTGGGACGTTTATGCCCTGTCCCGGATGAACGCCTCTTTCTGAggtctcatattttcttttgaactttttaaagacTGTGCCACCACAAAACAGCCTTAGCCTCCTTGTTGCCAAATAATTCCCTAACTGCGGAGTTTTAGGAAGTCAGCTGTCACAGAcaagtggggagggtgggggtagggaCCACGCATGAGTCAAAGCTCCCAGAAGAGCCAAAGGCCAAAGTGCCCAACTCTTTGGGATGACCCCCAAGCCTCCAACATCCTGTCTTTCCATCAGGAACTGGCTTCTCTTATGCCAAAGGAATCACCCCATTGAGTTGATTGTAACCAGAATGTCCAAAGGCCCGGCCCGGGGGCTGTGGGGCTGGCTGGAGGCCTGTCTGTGTCTGGAGCCCTGGACCACAGGGGTAAGGGAGGGAAGCCAGCCTTTCAGCACCCCTTTCCCTCCACAGTTCTGTGCTTTCTGTCCTTGCTTATATTTGGAGGACAGGGACAAGGATTGagcaaaaacaaagtgaaaaaaatcatgacaaataaataatgaacacAATAGAACAAAACTCTACCACCCGGGCCGTTCATAGGAGGCCAAGGGAAATTGATCACATGGATCTGTGATGCCCACCTGCCCCAAAACCTGTCCCCACATTCCTGGAAGGAGGACAGGGTGTGTGAAGCATGAGGGCCAGAGGGCTGGGTGGCAGAGTTTCCTCATCCACATTGACCAAGGGGCCCACGTGGACTCTGCCATTCAGTTTCTAGTGTGCTTGTCTCTCCAGACATGTGGACCAGCTGTGTTCAAACCACTACCCACTGGCATGAGCCTACTTTTTGTGAATGGTGCATTGAAATTGAACTTCAGATTGAGAATTTCTCCTTAATGATGGTGCCCATCTCGGGAGAAGATCCTAAAGTGTCCCTTTTAAAACACTTGTGGAGAAGCCCGTGGCCTGGAGTCGAAGGCCCATTTGGGGTTTGCTCTGCTGTTGCCAGGTGCCAGTCTGTTTTCAGTGAGGCTATGGACAGCAGTAGGGCAGAAGGCACCTGCCCTTTAACTGTCAGTGACCATGCTAGACACTGTTGATACCGCCTCCCCCTACTTCCGTCTCCATCCTCTTGACCTCGACACCAAACCATTTCTCCTCTGTGGTGCTTTAAAAACTGTAGCAAATTTTTGTGTGGTGCAAGAATGCATGGCCTGGGTCTATTGGCAACCACAGCAGTTTAAAACTCACCCAGTTGACAAGCTTCTTTCTATCAAAATATCTCTCTAAGGCAGACATTGGGACTCATTCCTTGAATGCAGCCCTGCCTTCAGGCCACAGAGGACTTCTGGAGGCTGCTATAGCCCTGAGGACTTGCCCTGGGACGTGCTTCCAGTGAGAAGGCTTGTGTCCCTATCCCAGTGAGGCCACCAGCTTGGACCACTCGACCCTGTGGCTGGGGTTTTCCATCCTTCCCCCTACCTCATAGGCCTGTTGGAGGCTGACTGAGCAAATGCCTGTGAAGTGCTTGAAGTGCCAGGAAGCCAGTGAGGTTTGCCTTAGGAAGAGTCTTCTAGAAAGGTGCAGGTTGTAAGGAAGCAGTCTTAGCTGAGGCCCTCATATGCCTCTGATGTTGAGTCTCCACTTGGGGAGTCAATCTCCCGTCAGTTGACCCTTTCCATCCTCTCGTCCTCCCCAGAGCTCCCTGATGCCAGAGATGCTAAGCAGGTGACATTCTACCTTTCATTCCTTTGTCTTTCCTTCCCCTGGGCCTTCAACATTGCACTCTTGCCCTTCGTCACAAAGCGGTTTTTGGCTTAGAAGGCCCCTGCTTTTTCCATGTTGGGGGACCTGGGGAAACCTGAAGCTCGGGGCTAGCCCTGGCTCTCCCAATATTTCTTCAAGTAGGTGCCAGAGTGTGACCTGGGAGCAGGTGAGAAGAAACTTATCCTAAGTCTACTCAGCACAGAGCCGGGCATGAGCTCCGCTGATCAGAGCCAAAGGGAGCTTGCCAAGAAATGCCCGCTGCCTTTGGCATCTGAGTTGCAGCTGGGTGGTAATGGGAGAGAGCAGGAAGAAGCCCAAGGCCTGGCCCATGGAGAGCAGCATGTGTCCTTCAGGGACTGAGGACAGGCCATGGGAAGAGTCACAGGTGGTTGCTTAAGGCCTGTGGTGTTCGGTTCAGATGCTTCATGATGTTCTGCCAGGTGGGGTTGCACCATGGTCTCTGGGATGGTTTTTGCAGCACATTGTAGAAAAAAGACTGTACAGCACACAGCGGCATCACTCCTTGCGGTGCACACTTGGCTTTTACGAATGCCCTGTACATATCTTTTCAAACTCTGTCTTTGTATGGAGGTGGATTTGATACAATGCTAACTCTTTTGTggctacatttttgttgtttttggaattctgtgtgtgtgtgtgtgtgtctgtgtgtgtgtgtgtgtgtatctaagtGTGCACGTTGCCTTTTCTCATTGCTTATCTGAAACAATAGCTGGTGTGCAGCTATATTTGTACCAGGAGGGATCCGGTCTGAAAAGAGGAATGTCACCTCCCCTCCCAGGGCTGAGTAGCCTGATGACAGGACCCTGAGCAAGGAAAAGTGACATTAACTATTGGACGCCCAACCCCCAAAGTTGTCATCCTTTGCCTCCTTGAAAAAGGCTTTGGAAGAAGACAAAGCAGCTCCATTCTGCAGGCCTCCACCCTGTGCAACGCCCGCTCA
The sequence above is drawn from the Theropithecus gelada isolate Dixy chromosome X, Tgel_1.0, whole genome shotgun sequence genome and encodes:
- the PRRG3 gene encoding transmembrane gamma-carboxyglutamic acid protein 3 yields the protein MAVFLEAKDAHSVLKRFPRANEFLEELRQGTIERECMEEICSYEEVKEVFENKEKTMEFWKGYPNAVYSVRDPSQSSDAMYVVVPLLGVALLIVIALFIIWRCQLQKATRHHPSYAQNRYLASRAGHTLPRVMVYRGTMHSQGEPSGHREAVSSPQVVVGPSRGGRTTVRLESTLYLPELSLSRLSSTTPPPSYEEVTAPQESSSEEASMSYSDPPPKYEEIVAANPGADK